The Macaca thibetana thibetana isolate TM-01 chromosome 19, ASM2454274v1, whole genome shotgun sequence genome has a segment encoding these proteins:
- the LOC126942115 gene encoding galectin-10-like, translating into MSLLSVPHTESVSLSAGSTVTIKGRPLVCFFNEPHLQVDFHTEMKEDSDIAFHFQVYFGNRVVMNSREFKIWKEEVESKNMPFQDGQEFELSILVLEDKYQVMVNGQAYYNFNHRIPVSSVKMVQVWRDISLTKFNVSN; encoded by the exons GTGCCACACACAGAGTCTGTGTCCTTGTCTGCTGGATCTACTGTGACAATCAAAGGGAGACCGCTTGTCTGTTTCTT CAATGAACCACATCTGCAGGTGGATTTCCACACCGAGATGAAGGAGGACTCAGACATTGCCTTCCATTTCCAAGTGTACTTTGGCAATCGTGTGGTCATGAACAGCCGTGAGTTTAAGATCTGGAAGGAGGAGGTGGAATCCAAGAATATGCCCTTTCAGGATGGCCAAGAATTTGAACTGAGCATCTTGGTCCTGGAAGATAAGTACCAG GTAATGGTCAATGGCCAAGCCTATTACAACTTTAACCATCGAATCCCGGTCAGTTCTGTGAAGATGGTGCAAGTGTGGAGAGATATCTCTCTGACCAAATTTAATGTCAGCAATTGA